From one Patescibacteria group bacterium genomic stretch:
- a CDS encoding methyltransferase domain-containing protein, translating into MNLKKYYSSRGKYLKEHKNYFSEEQLQKDVNFLIDVLNLKKKDKILDLACGHGRHTIELKKRGFDIDGLDFSGHLLNVAKEKSKQERLQINFYNQDIHNINLKVKYDKIFLFFSEFGLFDANKVLKNVSKILKINGLFLLDCDNVFRLIQYLIKHPKAPYNFDFNNMELKEKQKNSPNIRYYVVPELKNFFQNNGFKVIIAYGDYKKNGLDINSKRIILVGKKIKNSSK; encoded by the coding sequence ATGAATTTGAAAAAATATTACAGCTCCCGAGGTAAATACCTAAAAGAGCATAAAAATTATTTTTCCGAAGAACAGCTTCAAAAAGATGTTAATTTTTTAATTGATGTTTTAAATTTAAAAAAGAAAGATAAAATTCTAGATCTTGCCTGTGGACACGGTAGACACACGATTGAACTAAAAAAAAGAGGCTTTGACATAGATGGATTAGATTTTTCTGGACACTTACTTAATGTGGCAAAAGAAAAATCAAAACAAGAACGATTGCAGATAAATTTTTACAATCAAGATATTCATAATATCAACCTTAAAGTAAAGTATGACAAAATTTTTTTGTTTTTTTCTGAGTTTGGGCTATTTGACGCTAACAAAGTATTAAAAAATGTTTCAAAAATATTAAAAATAAATGGTTTATTCCTATTAGATTGTGACAATGTATTTCGTTTAATTCAATATTTAATAAAACATCCAAAAGCTCCGTACAATTTCGATTTCAATAATATGGAGCTTAAAGAAAAACAAAAAAATAGCCCCAATATTAGATATTATGTTGTGCCTGAACTTAAAAATTTTTTTCAGAATAATGGATTTAAAGTAATAATAGCTTATGGTGATTACAAAAAAAATGGTTTAGATATTAATAGTAAAAGGATTATTTTGGTTGGTAAAAAAATAAAAAATAGCTCCAAATAA
- a CDS encoding radical SAM protein: MKTQLVEKPTIEEKGDAAVIIFPSRPYWFSATKEIATVLNILQVEADEETTVRDIAIHLDIQPPEASETFKEVRDLLWDNGVLLINGRSSEAAESIEPNFQVNAVENVLVIAATQGCNLACRHCYANAGRPLRNEMTTEDLKRLIDDLASMPWKNDVSRIGLTGGEFFTRPDALEIIDYVHTKGFKVLVSSNGLLLTDETILRLASYPNLKISISLDGPTAQVHELIRGKGTFERTIKAIREMTSREIFVGVNMFVHQGNINLIKETLQLADELGVKAFNCLNLMRVGRANSRKSQDELARISEHALYRKLFEILRGNLPYQELMQNSTFANQIMGIAGGVKSHYCGIGTNRALYVRADGSIYPCPDTAISRFRLGNIRDEKLWDIWERSPLLRELRQLDVDTMNPVCAKCDVRYFCGGGCRGENYQVTRELRSPHFNCEETRKTILEMMWMLTEEPTFFQDKVEDLYQTVCF, encoded by the coding sequence ATGAAAACTCAACTTGTTGAAAAGCCAACAATAGAGGAGAAGGGTGATGCGGCAGTTATCATATTCCCATCCCGCCCTTACTGGTTTTCGGCTACGAAGGAAATTGCAACGGTGCTTAACATCCTTCAAGTGGAAGCTGATGAAGAAACTACCGTCAGAGATATCGCAATACATTTGGATATTCAACCCCCAGAAGCATCTGAGACATTTAAAGAGGTCCGAGATCTTCTATGGGATAATGGTGTTCTTCTTATCAACGGCAGAAGTTCGGAAGCCGCAGAGTCGATTGAGCCGAATTTCCAAGTCAATGCGGTTGAAAATGTACTCGTCATTGCCGCGACACAAGGATGTAATCTTGCATGTCGGCATTGCTATGCAAATGCAGGAAGACCACTCCGTAATGAGATGACGACAGAAGACCTAAAGCGACTCATTGATGATCTTGCGTCTATGCCATGGAAAAACGATGTTTCGCGAATTGGGCTTACGGGAGGAGAGTTCTTTACTCGTCCAGACGCACTAGAAATCATCGACTATGTTCATACCAAGGGTTTTAAGGTCTTGGTGAGTTCCAATGGCCTTTTGCTTACCGACGAGACCATCTTAAGATTGGCTAGCTATCCAAATCTTAAAATCTCGATTTCACTCGACGGCCCAACTGCCCAAGTCCATGAACTCATCCGCGGAAAGGGAACATTTGAACGAACGATAAAAGCAATCCGGGAAATGACATCACGCGAGATCTTTGTTGGAGTGAACATGTTCGTTCACCAAGGCAATATCAATCTCATCAAAGAAACATTGCAACTGGCGGACGAACTGGGAGTTAAGGCGTTTAATTGTCTTAATCTCATGCGTGTGGGAAGAGCGAACTCTCGAAAAAGCCAAGATGAACTCGCTCGCATTTCTGAGCATGCGCTGTACAGAAAACTCTTCGAAATTCTGCGAGGAAATTTACCGTACCAAGAGCTAATGCAAAACTCCACCTTCGCCAACCAAATCATGGGTATCGCAGGCGGAGTCAAGAGCCACTACTGTGGCATTGGCACAAATCGAGCGCTCTATGTGCGAGCCGATGGTAGTATCTACCCATGTCCAGACACCGCCATATCAAGATTTCGTCTCGGTAATATAAGAGATGAAAAACTCTGGGATATTTGGGAACGCTCTCCCCTTTTGCGCGAGTTACGACAACTTGATGTTGATACCATGAATCCAGTTTGTGCGAAATGTGATGTCCGGTACTTCTGTGGCGGTGGATGTCGCGGTGAAAATTACCAAGTCACTCGGGAGCTTCGGTCTCCACACTTCAATTGTGAAGAAACTAGAAAAACAATCCTTGAGATGATGTGGATGCTCACCGAAGAACCTACCTTTTTTCAAGACAAGGTTGAAGACCTATACCAAACGGTGTGCTTTTGA
- a CDS encoding zeta toxin family protein, producing the protein MNRPLTDSEDAKKFIKKNKNLLFEKFADSDFLKPKQNPISVFMAGSPGAGKTEYSKRFIKRFKEDIARIDADEIREIIPCYTGANSDVVQGAASIGVDILYNYILKNKYNLLLDGTFSKFNIVYRNVERSINKGRQVIICYVYQEPLVAWKFTKKREKIEGRKIPKKAFVESFINAKNNVVKIKSLFQEKVEVYLIIKDYTNNIKNSYFDVYIDSYIKIDYTKKNLYNILKV; encoded by the coding sequence ATGAATAGACCATTAACAGACAGTGAAGATGCTAAAAAATTTATAAAAAAGAATAAAAATTTGCTGTTTGAAAAATTTGCCGACAGCGATTTTTTGAAACCCAAACAAAATCCCATCTCGGTTTTTATGGCAGGATCCCCAGGCGCTGGCAAGACAGAGTATTCCAAAAGATTTATTAAGAGATTTAAAGAAGATATTGCAAGAATAGACGCTGACGAAATCAGAGAAATAATCCCCTGCTACACTGGCGCGAATTCCGATGTGGTTCAAGGCGCGGCCTCAATAGGAGTTGATATTCTCTATAATTATATTCTGAAAAATAAATATAATTTATTGCTTGATGGAACTTTTTCAAAATTCAATATTGTTTATCGCAATGTTGAGAGATCTATCAATAAGGGCAGGCAGGTAATTATTTGTTATGTTTATCAGGAGCCATTAGTGGCATGGAAATTTACAAAGAAACGAGAAAAGATAGAAGGCAGAAAAATACCTAAAAAAGCATTTGTTGAATCGTTTATTAACGCCAAAAATAATGTAGTAAAAATTAAATCATTGTTTCAAGAAAAAGTTGAGGTGTATCTAATAATTAAAGATTATACCAATAATATCAAGAATTCTTATTTTGATGTTTACATTGACAGTTATATAAAAATTGATTATACTAAAAAAAATTTATATAATATTTTAAAAGTATGA
- the polA gene encoding DNA polymerase I, which produces MADKKQKFIILDGNAIIHRSFHALPPTLKTKDGKTVNAVYGFALLLLKSIREFSPDYIALTLDRKEPTFRHKQYKEYKAKRIKAPQELYDQIPLVKKIADAFNIPIYEKAGFEADDLIGTITTKTDGNIEKIIVTGDLDALQLVDDKTKVYTMSRGINDSILYDAKAVQERYGLSPNQIIDFKSLRGDPSDNIPGVKGIGEKTATELLQNFKTLDGIYKNIKSSKIKDRIQNLLKKHKTDAYLSKKLATIIIDVDFDFLLKDAYFKNFDSEKIAEIFYKFEFKSLLPRLYQITKKNNNLATDEIIDKFASNLKNFNYNLVDTEKKFDIFLSLLKKQKEFAFDTETKNFNPITAELLGISFCWKDKEAYYVQVKTQKSKVKSNLFSYEDDKKESGIDEKIFQKLKPILEDEKIKKIGHNIKYDIGVMESYGIRVKGVNFDTRIASYILNPGTRQHNLDIITFQYFKHQKINKKDLFPDKKAEINFGNISIEKIYNYSCEDADFTFRLVKKLKQELEKQKLDKLFNKIEIPLIPVLSIMEKNGVKINAEFLEKKSKKFAKEILGITKQVHKLSGVKFNINSTKQLREILFEKLQISTNGIKKGKTGFSTSADELKKLENEHPIIKLIQKNREMEKLKNTYIDALPKLINSETKRVHTNFNQTATATGRLSSLNPNLQNIPTRTQEGKEIRKAFIAEKGYELLSLDYSQIELRLAASMSDDKKMIRAFINGDDIHKSTAAEINQVKLEDVTPEMRQQAKATNFGILYGQGPHGLSQTANITYGRAQEFIDTYFAIFNDVKKFIDKTIANAREKGYVETLFNRRRYLPDINSNMPQIQKAAERMAVNAPLQGTAADMIKIAMIKIQNLLDKKYQNNEIKMIIQVHDELIFEIKKDLDFSVIKELKKIMENVIKLKVPIIVDAKIGDNWGEMEKIID; this is translated from the coding sequence ATGGCGGATAAAAAACAAAAATTTATTATTTTAGACGGGAACGCGATTATTCATCGCAGTTTTCACGCCTTACCCCCTACTCTTAAAACTAAAGACGGAAAAACAGTAAACGCTGTTTATGGATTTGCTTTGCTTTTATTAAAATCTATTCGTGAATTCAGCCCTGATTATATTGCTTTAACATTAGACAGGAAAGAACCAACATTCAGACATAAACAATATAAAGAATACAAAGCTAAAAGAATAAAAGCCCCACAAGAATTATATGACCAAATTCCTTTGGTTAAAAAAATCGCTGATGCTTTTAACATCCCAATTTATGAAAAAGCCGGGTTTGAAGCTGATGATTTAATTGGGACTATTACAACAAAAACAGATGGTAATATTGAAAAAATTATTGTTACAGGAGATCTTGACGCGCTTCAATTAGTAGATGATAAGACAAAAGTCTACACAATGAGCCGTGGAATTAATGACAGTATTTTATATGACGCGAAAGCAGTACAGGAAAGATACGGGCTTTCTCCAAATCAAATCATTGATTTTAAATCCTTGAGAGGCGACCCCAGTGATAATATTCCTGGTGTTAAAGGAATTGGCGAAAAAACAGCGACAGAACTTTTGCAAAATTTCAAAACTCTTGATGGAATTTATAAAAATATAAAATCTTCAAAAATAAAAGACAGAATTCAAAATTTATTAAAAAAGCATAAAACAGACGCTTATTTAAGCAAAAAATTGGCTACTATTATTATTGATGTTGATTTTGATTTTTTATTAAAAGACGCTTATTTTAAAAATTTTGATTCTGAGAAAATCGCTGAAATTTTTTATAAATTTGAATTTAAATCGCTTCTTCCACGTTTATATCAAATAACAAAAAAAAATAATAATTTAGCAACAGACGAAATAATAGATAAATTTGCCAGCAATCTAAAAAATTTTAATTATAATTTAGTTGACACTGAAAAAAAATTTGATATTTTTTTATCACTTCTTAAAAAACAAAAAGAATTTGCTTTTGACACTGAAACAAAGAATTTTAATCCAATAACAGCTGAGTTGCTTGGAATTAGTTTTTGCTGGAAGGACAAAGAAGCGTATTATGTGCAAGTTAAAACTCAAAAATCAAAAGTCAAAAGCAATTTATTTAGTTATGAGGACGATAAAAAAGAGTCTGGGATAGATGAAAAAATTTTTCAAAAACTAAAGCCAATTTTGGAAGATGAAAAAATAAAAAAAATCGGGCATAATATTAAATATGACATAGGAGTAATGGAAAGCTATGGCATTAGAGTAAAAGGCGTAAATTTTGACACAAGAATCGCTTCTTATATTTTAAATCCCGGAACGCGCCAGCATAATTTGGATATTATAACTTTTCAATATTTTAAGCATCAAAAAATTAACAAAAAAGATCTATTTCCTGACAAAAAAGCGGAAATAAATTTTGGAAATATTTCAATTGAAAAAATATATAATTATTCCTGCGAAGACGCTGATTTTACTTTTCGTTTAGTAAAAAAATTAAAACAGGAATTAGAAAAACAAAAATTAGATAAGTTGTTTAATAAAATTGAAATACCGTTAATTCCTGTTTTATCTATTATGGAAAAAAACGGAGTTAAAATAAACGCGGAATTTTTAGAAAAAAAATCAAAAAAATTTGCTAAAGAAATATTAGGTATAACAAAACAAGTTCATAAATTATCAGGCGTAAAATTCAATATAAATTCTACAAAACAATTAAGAGAAATTTTGTTTGAAAAATTGCAGATTTCCACGAATGGAATTAAAAAAGGCAAAACAGGATTTTCAACTTCAGCCGATGAATTAAAAAAATTAGAAAATGAGCATCCAATAATCAAACTTATCCAAAAAAACAGGGAAATGGAAAAATTGAAAAATACTTATATTGACGCTTTGCCAAAATTAATTAATTCAGAAACAAAACGCGTCCACACTAATTTTAATCAAACCGCGACTGCCACTGGCAGACTTTCTTCACTTAATCCTAATTTACAAAATATACCGACGCGGACGCAAGAAGGAAAAGAAATCCGCAAAGCTTTTATTGCTGAAAAAGGATATGAACTTTTGTCTTTGGATTATTCACAAATTGAATTGCGCTTAGCAGCGTCTATGTCTGATGATAAAAAAATGATTAGAGCTTTTATAAATGGAGATGATATTCATAAATCAACCGCGGCTGAAATTAATCAAGTTAAATTAGAAGATGTTACTCCTGAAATGCGACAACAAGCAAAAGCAACAAATTTTGGAATTCTTTACGGTCAAGGCCCTCATGGTTTATCGCAGACTGCGAATATTACTTATGGAAGAGCGCAAGAATTTATTGACACTTATTTTGCTATTTTCAACGATGTTAAAAAATTTATAGACAAGACAATAGCAAACGCGCGAGAAAAAGGATATGTTGAAACTTTGTTTAACAGGCGCAGATATCTGCCAGACATAAATTCAAATATGCCGCAAATTCAAAAAGCAGCGGAAAGAATGGCTGTTAACGCGCCATTGCAAGGCACTGCCGCGGATATGATAAAAATCGCTATGATTAAAATTCAAAATTTGCTTGACAAAAAATATCAAAACAACGAAATAAAAATGATCATCCAAGTTCATGACGAACTAATATTTGAAATAAAAAAAGATTTAGACTTTTCTGTTATTAAAGAACTGAAAAAAATAATGGAAAATGTTATAAAGCTGAAAGTTCCGATTATCGTTGACGCAAAAATTGGAGACAATTGGGGTGAGATGGAAAAAATAATTGATTAA
- a CDS encoding ABC transporter ATP-binding protein yields MSKKEQNKKMKNFWERLWNLLSPMHKQIKILLILTIFLELTQFIAPYILKLIIDLIIVFDSESISKIILLVFAMFAVNGINSLMSYFFGKKEIYVTAEAENFLIKNAQKKMMYLSLSYHEKENTGGKISKIRRGVDKIRMLMDDIFWSVAPTLIQVILTALILFWVDWRFGLIFSFFIPVFIFITLNLNKKVDPIRKNIHNGWEDEDGKIAQSIININTVKSFVQEKREISELGYIADKIKKNIILMFNIIFRYNIIRHFIIYSGETIIIIFGVYLAWNKLISIGSLVFVITISQKSFISLFSISRLYDRIMDSSEGVDRLYYLDKEKQDIKNCENGFKPKNIDGQIKFENVCFSYNDNKQSALNNVNLKINPNCVTALVGSSGGGKTTVARMVYRHYDPQKGEILLDGKNLKDYDLYSFRKFIAIVSQEVEIFNDSIANNISYACPSINLEKIKAVAKIANAEEFIEKLPKKYKTIVGERGIKLSGGQKQRIGIARAILANPRILIFDEATSNLDSYNEMLIQKAMEKISKNRTTIIIAHRLSTIKRADRIIVLEQGKITEQGSHLELSKNEKGLYAKLLKLQKMGDVV; encoded by the coding sequence ATGTCAAAAAAAGAACAAAATAAAAAAATGAAAAATTTTTGGGAAAGATTATGGAATCTTTTAAGTCCAATGCATAAGCAAATTAAAATTTTGCTGATTTTGACTATTTTTCTTGAATTGACGCAATTTATTGCTCCTTATATTTTAAAATTAATAATTGATTTAATTATTGTTTTTGATAGCGAAAGTATAAGCAAAATTATTTTATTAGTTTTTGCAATGTTTGCTGTTAATGGAATTAATTCTTTAATGTCTTATTTTTTTGGAAAAAAAGAAATTTATGTTACTGCTGAGGCTGAAAATTTTTTAATTAAAAACGCGCAGAAAAAAATGATGTATTTAAGTTTAAGCTACCATGAAAAAGAAAATACAGGCGGCAAGATTTCAAAAATTCGCAGGGGTGTTGATAAAATTAGAATGTTAATGGATGATATTTTTTGGTCAGTGGCTCCCACGCTTATTCAGGTTATTTTAACGGCGTTGATTCTTTTTTGGGTTGATTGGCGTTTTGGATTGATATTTAGTTTTTTTATTCCTGTTTTTATTTTTATCACTTTAAATCTTAATAAAAAAGTTGATCCTATAAGAAAAAATATTCATAATGGATGGGAAGATGAAGATGGAAAAATAGCCCAATCTATAATAAATATTAATACAGTAAAATCTTTTGTTCAGGAAAAAAGAGAAATTAGCGAATTAGGTTATATTGCTGACAAAATAAAAAAAAATATTATTTTAATGTTTAATATTATATTCAGATATAATATTATTCGCCATTTTATTATTTATTCTGGCGAAACGATTATTATTATTTTTGGCGTATATTTGGCGTGGAATAAATTGATAAGTATTGGCAGTCTTGTTTTTGTTATTACTATTTCTCAAAAATCTTTTATTTCTCTTTTTTCAATTTCGCGTCTTTATGACAGAATTATGGATTCAAGCGAGGGTGTGGACAGGCTTTATTATTTGGATAAAGAAAAACAGGATATTAAAAATTGCGAGAACGGTTTTAAGCCAAAGAATATTGATGGGCAAATTAAGTTTGAAAATGTTTGTTTTAGCTATAATGACAATAAACAATCAGCTTTAAATAATGTTAATTTAAAAATTAATCCTAATTGCGTAACCGCGTTAGTTGGATCGTCTGGCGGAGGCAAAACAACTGTCGCAAGAATGGTTTATAGGCATTATGATCCTCAAAAAGGCGAAATTTTATTAGATGGAAAAAATTTAAAAGATTATGATTTATATTCTTTTAGAAAATTTATTGCTATTGTTTCGCAGGAAGTTGAAATTTTTAATGATAGTATCGCGAACAATATTTCTTACGCTTGCCCAAGCATTAATTTAGAAAAAATAAAAGCAGTTGCCAAAATCGCCAACGCGGAAGAATTTATTGAAAAATTGCCAAAAAAATATAAAACAATTGTTGGAGAAAGAGGAATTAAACTGTCTGGCGGACAAAAACAAAGAATCGGAATCGCGCGGGCAATTTTGGCTAATCCGCGAATTCTTATTTTTGATGAAGCAACAAGCAATTTAGACAGTTATAATGAAATGTTGATTCAAAAAGCAATGGAAAAAATTAGCAAAAATAGAACAACAATAATTATCGCGCATCGCTTAAGCACAATCAAGAGAGCAGACAGAATTATTGTTTTAGAGCAAGGCAAAATAACCGAACAAGGAAGCCATTTGGAGCTATCTAAAAATGAAAAAGGTTTATACGCGAAATTATTAAAATTGCAAAAAATGGGCGATGTTGTTTGA
- a CDS encoding MBL fold metallo-hydrolase, whose product MQIIWYGQSCFVVKSKLQDQEINILINPFDSKKIAKADIVLLNNKILNPKELKNCKAFVIDSAGEFEIRNNFIRGINNDENIIFLLEAEGINIVNLGKTKHLENGLINKLQNVDILILPINKDEFFSVDEAGEIINQIEPKIVIPSYYQEIKNISKFAEKMGVDMKKTVDKLKIVKKNLLQDGAEIIIMDKKS is encoded by the coding sequence ATGCAAATAATTTGGTACGGGCAATCTTGTTTTGTTGTTAAAAGCAAATTGCAAGATCAAGAAATAAATATTTTAATCAATCCGTTTGATTCTAAAAAAATAGCAAAAGCTGATATTGTTTTATTGAACAATAAAATTTTAAATCCCAAGGAATTAAAAAATTGTAAAGCTTTTGTCATAGATAGCGCGGGAGAGTTTGAAATTAGAAATAATTTTATCCGCGGCATTAACAATGATGAAAATATTATTTTTCTTTTAGAAGCTGAAGGAATTAATATTGTTAATTTAGGAAAAACAAAACATTTGGAAAATGGATTAATAAATAAATTGCAGAATGTGGATATTCTAATATTGCCTATTAATAAAGACGAATTTTTTAGTGTTGACGAAGCAGGGGAGATAATTAACCAAATTGAACCAAAAATTGTGATCCCGTCATATTATCAAGAGATTAAAAATATCAGCAAGTTTGCTGAAAAAATGGGCGTTGATATGAAAAAAACAGTTGATAAATTAAAAATAGTTAAAAAGAATCTATTGCAAGACGGAGCAGAAATTATAATAATGGATAAAAAATCATAG
- the radA gene encoding DNA repair protein RadA translates to MSKYQTIYACSNCGAQTLKWQGRCQECGKWGTLVEQAVSAQKSTEKTVKAEPGKIIGFNEIKNESAERIKTQIKEFDRVMGGGIVQGSLTLIGGEPGAGKSTLALQIAEKIRDTLYVSGEESPSQIKIRADRLRIKGDNIKFSSDTEIEKICALIEKTKPALTIIDSIQTVHSTEIENETGSVAQIRTSAVKLLETAKKIKTPIFIIGHITKDGQIAGPKTLEHLVDTVVYLEGEDKDGFKILRAKKNRFGATSEIGIFTMKNSGLEEIKNPNKIFLPEKNIQVPGATVNSILKGTRTFLIEIQALVNKTIFGYPQRRAFGFDANRLQILSAVLTRRANINLTNQDINLNITGGIKITDTASDLAICMAIASAYKNKTLPNKLVIMGEVGLGGEIRNINKIEQKIKESSKLGFLNIMVPDSDSIKNISGVRLIRVKTLNEAIDKIL, encoded by the coding sequence ATGTCTAAATATCAAACAATTTACGCCTGTTCTAATTGCGGAGCGCAAACTTTAAAATGGCAGGGCAGATGCCAAGAATGCGGAAAATGGGGAACATTAGTTGAACAAGCTGTTAGCGCGCAAAAATCAACTGAAAAAACTGTTAAAGCAGAGCCTGGAAAAATTATCGGCTTTAATGAAATAAAAAATGAAAGCGCTGAAAGAATTAAAACTCAAATTAAAGAATTTGACAGAGTAATGGGAGGAGGAATTGTGCAAGGAAGTCTGACTTTAATCGGAGGCGAGCCAGGAGCTGGAAAATCAACTTTAGCTTTGCAAATAGCTGAAAAAATTAGGGATACTCTATATGTGTCTGGAGAAGAATCCCCCTCGCAAATCAAAATTCGCGCTGACAGATTAAGAATTAAAGGAGATAACATAAAATTTTCCTCTGACACTGAAATAGAAAAAATTTGCGCTTTGATTGAAAAAACAAAACCTGCTTTAACAATAATTGACTCAATTCAAACTGTGCATTCAACAGAAATAGAAAATGAAACAGGAAGCGTGGCGCAAATACGAACATCAGCTGTTAAATTATTGGAAACAGCAAAAAAAATTAAAACACCTATTTTTATTATCGGACATATTACTAAAGACGGACAAATAGCAGGACCAAAAACCTTGGAACATCTTGTTGACACTGTCGTATATTTAGAGGGCGAAGACAAGGACGGATTTAAAATATTGCGCGCGAAAAAAAATCGCTTTGGAGCGACTTCTGAAATTGGAATTTTCACAATGAAAAATAGCGGACTTGAAGAAATCAAAAATCCAAACAAAATTTTTCTTCCTGAAAAAAATATTCAAGTTCCTGGCGCGACCGTGAACTCAATTTTAAAAGGAACGAGAACTTTTCTGATTGAAATACAAGCGCTGGTAAACAAAACAATTTTTGGATATCCGCAACGAAGAGCATTCGGATTTGACGCAAACAGATTACAAATTCTTTCTGCCGTGTTAACACGGCGCGCAAATATAAATTTAACAAATCAAGACATTAATCTTAATATAACGGGAGGAATAAAAATAACTGATACTGCGTCAGATTTGGCTATTTGCATGGCCATTGCTTCAGCGTATAAAAATAAAACATTACCAAACAAACTGGTTATCATGGGCGAAGTTGGACTTGGAGGAGAGATTAGAAATATAAACAAAATAGAGCAAAAAATAAAAGAATCATCTAAATTAGGATTTTTAAATATTATGGTTCCTGATTCTGATTCTATTAAAAATATTTCAGGGGTAAGATTGATAAGAGTTAAAACATTAAATGAAGCAATTGACAAAATTTTGTAA
- a CDS encoding WD40 repeat domain-containing protein: MNIPDLNYKKIILIIGFIFTSLFFAFLIYSFFFKDFVSVDKNTNYEIIPVNDVGRNYNTNGRLYNKNANKNASLQAEKKDKDTDKKINEIKKISESIVKGITMNLNGDKLVYYNKNDGKFYAIDKNGESILMSEKTFYDVQNITWSPNKDKAVLEYPDGSNIVYNFTTDKQTTLPKNWEEFSFSLDNKQIITKNFSSYSENNHLIIADINSGRSKIIENLGNKAGNFQLAWSPDNQVVAFFIEPVDFDHQEIYLIGQHNENFKSIIVEGYGFQGKWNLKGDKILYSVYNNKNNYEPALWIATKHGTYKKRIYLNTWAEKCSFYNNNIIYCGVPQYLEEMMGINPNYAIDINDDIYKIDLNKNSIEKIITTERNVEKIMVDNSEKTLYFIDRRTGRLYQIDL; this comes from the coding sequence ATGAATATTCCTGATTTAAATTACAAAAAAATTATTTTAATAATAGGATTTATTTTTACTAGCCTATTTTTCGCGTTCTTAATTTATTCTTTCTTTTTTAAAGATTTTGTTTCAGTTGATAAAAATACAAATTATGAAATAATCCCTGTAAATGATGTTGGGCGGAATTATAATACTAATGGAAGATTATATAATAAAAATGCCAACAAAAACGCTTCTCTTCAAGCAGAAAAAAAAGATAAAGACACTGATAAAAAAATAAATGAAATAAAAAAAATCAGCGAGTCAATTGTAAAAGGGATAACAATGAATTTAAACGGCGACAAATTGGTTTATTACAATAAAAATGACGGTAAATTTTACGCTATTGATAAAAATGGGGAATCAATTTTAATGAGCGAAAAAACTTTTTATGATGTACAAAACATTACATGGTCGCCAAACAAAGATAAAGCTGTCTTAGAGTATCCTGACGGATCAAATATTGTTTATAATTTTACAACCGACAAACAAACAACTTTGCCAAAAAATTGGGAAGAATTTAGTTTTTCTCTTGACAACAAACAAATTATAACTAAAAATTTTAGCTCTTATTCAGAAAATAATCATTTAATAATAGCTGATATTAATAGCGGACGAAGCAAGATTATTGAAAATTTGGGAAATAAAGCAGGCAATTTCCAGCTTGCGTGGTCACCTGATAATCAGGTTGTCGCGTTTTTTATAGAACCTGTTGATTTTGACCATCAAGAAATTTATTTAATTGGCCAGCATAATGAAAACTTTAAATCAATAATCGTGGAAGGATATGGATTCCAAGGAAAATGGAATTTAAAAGGCGATAAAATATTATACAGCGTATATAACAATAAAAATAATTATGAACCTGCTTTGTGGATTGCTACAAAACACGGAACTTATAAAAAAAGAATCTATTTAAACACATGGGCTGAAAAATGTTCGTTTTATAATAATAATATTATTTATTGCGGAGTTCCGCAATATTTAGAAGAAATGATGGGCATAAATCCAAATTATGCCATAGATATAAATGATGATATTTATAAAATAGATTTAAATAAAAATTCAATTGAAAAAATCATAACAACAGAACGAAATGTTGAAAAAATAATGGTTGACAATAGCGAAAAAACTTTATATTTTATTGACAGAAGAACAGGACGACTCTATCAAATTGACTTATAA